One segment of Capnocytophaga sp. oral taxon 878 DNA contains the following:
- a CDS encoding RNA polymerase sigma factor RpoD/SigA has translation MRQLKITKQVTNRETASLDKYLQEIGRVDLITADEEVELAQRIKAGDTIALEKLTKANLRFVVSVAKQYQNQGLTLPDLINEGNLGLIKAAQRFDETRGFKFISYAVWWIRQSILQALAEQSRIVRLPLNKIGSINKINKMYAYLEQANERVPSPEEIARELDMSVNDVKESMKNSGRHISMDAPLVEGEDSNLYDVIRSNESPNPDKELILASLRTEIDRALETLTPREADVVRLYFGLGDQHAMTLEEIGETFDLTRERVRQIKEKAIRRLKHTSRSKILKTYLG, from the coding sequence ATGAGACAACTAAAAATCACCAAACAGGTAACCAACCGCGAAACTGCCTCCCTCGATAAGTACTTGCAAGAGATAGGTCGCGTCGATTTAATTACTGCCGATGAAGAGGTCGAATTGGCACAACGTATCAAAGCCGGCGATACAATCGCTTTAGAAAAACTTACCAAAGCCAACCTCCGCTTTGTGGTATCAGTAGCTAAACAATACCAAAACCAAGGACTCACCCTCCCCGATCTTATTAACGAAGGTAACTTAGGGCTTATCAAAGCAGCTCAACGCTTCGACGAAACCCGAGGCTTTAAGTTCATATCCTATGCCGTATGGTGGATACGTCAGTCCATCCTGCAAGCCCTAGCCGAACAGTCTCGTATTGTACGCCTACCCCTTAATAAAATAGGCTCTATTAACAAAATTAATAAAATGTACGCCTATTTAGAGCAAGCCAACGAGCGTGTACCCTCACCCGAAGAAATAGCAAGAGAGCTCGATATGTCTGTCAATGATGTCAAAGAATCAATGAAAAATTCTGGCCGACATATATCTATGGATGCCCCTTTGGTTGAAGGTGAAGACTCTAACCTTTACGACGTAATCCGCAGTAATGAGTCTCCCAACCCCGATAAAGAACTTATTTTAGCTTCTTTGCGCACCGAAATTGATCGCGCTTTAGAAACACTTACCCCACGCGAGGCCGATGTAGTACGCCTTTATTTTGGGCTTGGTGATCAGCACGCTATGACCTTAGAAGAAATTGGCGAAACCTTTGATCTCACCCGCGAACGCGTACGACAAATTAAAGAAAAAGCCATCCGTAGGCTTAAGCATACCTCACGTAGCAAAATACTAAAAACCTATTTAGGTTAA
- a CDS encoding glycosyltransferase family 2 protein, with product MGYSFIIPVYNRPDELDELLESLTKQSYEADFEVVVVEDGSSISSEKVCERYANELQITYLPKANTGPGDSRNYGMRCAKYDYFLILDSDCILPSHYLEAVDDYLQQHYVDCFGGADTATDDFTDIQKAINYTMTSLLTTGGIRGNNKGVQRFEPRSFNMGLSRKAFEATGGFGKIHPGEDPDLVIRLWGKGFESAFIPTAFVFHKRRISWEKFRIQVNKFGQTRAILNHWHPHTRKVTFWLPTCFALGLCGALLLLLWGNIAGVLVYASYFILVFWDSARENGSAKIGLLSVWALLVQFFGYGVGFLWATLKIAVGRRPMEALFPKLFFR from the coding sequence ATGGGATATAGTTTTATCATTCCTGTATACAATCGTCCTGATGAGTTGGACGAGCTTTTGGAGAGCTTAACAAAGCAGAGTTACGAAGCTGATTTTGAGGTGGTAGTAGTGGAAGATGGTTCTTCTATTTCTTCGGAAAAAGTATGTGAGCGCTATGCTAATGAGTTACAAATTACTTATTTGCCTAAGGCTAATACAGGGCCGGGTGATTCGCGTAACTATGGGATGCGCTGTGCGAAGTATGATTACTTTTTGATTTTGGATTCGGATTGTATTTTGCCTTCTCATTACTTGGAGGCTGTAGATGATTATTTGCAGCAGCATTATGTGGATTGTTTTGGTGGGGCGGACACGGCTACTGATGATTTTACGGATATACAAAAGGCTATTAACTATACTATGACCTCATTACTTACTACTGGGGGTATACGAGGTAACAATAAGGGGGTGCAGCGCTTTGAACCGCGTAGTTTTAATATGGGGCTTTCGCGGAAGGCTTTTGAGGCTACTGGTGGTTTTGGGAAGATACACCCAGGTGAAGATCCTGACCTTGTGATACGCCTTTGGGGTAAGGGGTTTGAGTCGGCATTTATACCGACGGCTTTTGTATTTCACAAGCGGCGTATATCATGGGAGAAGTTTAGGATACAAGTGAATAAGTTTGGGCAGACTCGTGCTATTTTGAACCATTGGCACCCTCATACTAGAAAAGTTACTTTTTGGTTACCTACTTGCTTTGCCTTGGGGCTTTGCGGTGCTTTATTACTACTTTTGTGGGGTAATATTGCGGGGGTATTGGTGTATGCGAGCTATTTTATACTTGTTTTTTGGGATAGTGCGCGAGAGAATGGCAGTGCTAAGATAGGACTGCTGAGTGTTTGGGCTTTGCTGGTACAGTTTTTCGGCTATGGTGTTGGTTTTTTATGGGCTACACTGAAAATAGCTGTGGGAAGGAGACCTATGGAGGCGCTTTTCCCGAAACTGTTCTTTAGGTAA
- a CDS encoding ATP-binding protein, whose amino-acid sequence MYRDYEGNAPIQFYEYDNRIEIQNPGGLYGKVSPDNFPNISDYRNPFILEAMKVLGYVNRFSRGVYRVHKELKENGNAQASFDFSLITAFRVVESVSQKYFEEGFGVETLKKQPITTQEKILAAIHSKPEITQKELAQFIGITLNGIKCHIKNMTKLGIIKHEGSTKSGKWIIVK is encoded by the coding sequence ATGTATAGGGATTATGAGGGAAATGCTCCTATTCAGTTTTATGAATATGATAACCGTATCGAAATTCAAAATCCAGGCGGATTATATGGTAAGGTCAGTCCTGACAATTTTCCTAACATAAGTGACTATCGCAATCCTTTTATTTTAGAAGCAATGAAAGTTTTAGGTTATGTAAACCGATTCAGTCGCGGGGTATATCGAGTCCATAAAGAATTGAAAGAAAATGGTAATGCACAAGCTTCTTTTGATTTTTCTTTGATTACAGCTTTTCGGGTAGTTGAAAGTGTTTCTCAAAAGTATTTTGAAGAAGGATTTGGAGTGGAAACACTCAAGAAACAGCCAATAACTACCCAAGAAAAAATATTAGCTGCTATTCACTCTAAACCTGAAATCACTCAAAAAGAGTTGGCTCAATTTATTGGTATTACCCTTAATGGTATTAAATGCCATATTAAAAATATGACCAAATTGGGAATCATAAAGCACGAAGGTTCTACAAAATCGGGTAAGTGGATAATAGTTAAGTAA
- a CDS encoding lipopolysaccharide assembly protein LapB gives MKWLNLFGYKNKNKELITTSVKQNGDNSNTIIGNVSDSFIGCTFNYDNIEPQWKDRLDTYITTLEQFKPQTALSLLEALEKSFATSKQQPSNELYSQILYQKGICNRFLGNKDETCQCFISAYTKNKLDIQIKEQAALSYFRIENTTKANELVKELLYENEYNIVAWYISFLSAKTDDFSSIPEFVRQNIMFQNMLYNYFNVKKNFKCISLMKEFEMLPNISNYNHQDITIANFDENIFYSNVFFAEYLQNYHFTFLSLNEGDIKTLKILEVLFEKILFKIRGSELEKKYEKLFLLNVYVKYILIKDLKYISEIRNYYLKLESKNDVLALLCANVLQLNGQTDYALEILNDSELEESNILFLRAFCYLKKRDEMQYSIVIRDWVNSLEKIDNYVADNYLASIFTLKDICNTDKLNLSDFIQNKKFENQQLKTLIETIEQSLISEELDSSNILILKELASNIQQPKLLLYIADTYYYCREYELAIDLYKKFVDRDIENRQLFFYIHSLYIAKKDSDELLTLLEKWRLNFSFQPNLLRLEADLCRLLHDWNRCLQICNTYLDKDKQDEAFLSLKLECLDAINEDWCDNEIKLIAKIFKDYAFSIDQNILIVANILVNRGYFVEGMEIFYKYSDKRNVRSAYLLATLIYSQKSQNRELLKEFDKITDDCFVKYESNGEIHFFKMDKDSNNLGAYNELLGHKIGDTISIKKVSSKDHLIRILRIMDKYLYLHDKILEEANQPLSELAIEPFNFTSTDPDEMKKELISLFGQKGEDEKQFREATINKYYKGELSFTEVIIQAFRNEYLAGYTSLIYEHRGISIIPLPLYKSISKPVDITNYIIDFSSLSILYQIAKEHNITYPHKFLISRFIIDIIKHKLRTIQSEPKSELSIVVINEGNITYGNPEIERKNNIIYLEGLLKWIKKNCEAVVSPRVIDFKRNIDIEDEKEDFIDYVLNTVLVFEDKRCILLTDDFVYFKFNLAQIQFSMSTEQYIKNILGDEHPALIEFIKNKYIGFTFVEKQLLDEFDKKINSQDNYYTNCLENISMISAPQCVKLVNKIIQSQLDMNQQEIEIKNIFINMLKNGPLSNDIIKGFYHLLFSELTCSKEKLYFVVQCFENVYQTFKKSVENIKK, from the coding sequence ATGAAATGGTTAAATTTATTTGGTTATAAGAATAAAAATAAAGAACTTATAACTACTTCAGTTAAACAAAATGGAGATAATTCTAATACTATTATTGGAAATGTGTCAGATAGTTTTATTGGTTGTACGTTTAACTACGATAATATAGAGCCCCAATGGAAAGACCGACTTGATACTTACATAACTACATTAGAACAATTTAAACCACAAACAGCATTGTCATTATTAGAAGCTTTAGAGAAAAGTTTTGCTACAAGTAAACAACAACCCTCCAATGAATTATATTCTCAAATATTATATCAAAAAGGAATATGTAATCGCTTCTTAGGGAACAAGGACGAAACGTGCCAATGCTTTATTTCTGCATATACTAAAAATAAATTAGATATTCAAATTAAAGAACAAGCTGCTTTGTCTTATTTCAGAATAGAAAATACAACTAAGGCAAATGAACTTGTTAAAGAATTATTATATGAAAATGAGTATAATATAGTAGCATGGTACATCTCTTTTTTAAGTGCTAAGACAGATGATTTTAGTTCTATACCAGAATTTGTTAGGCAGAATATTATGTTTCAAAATATGCTTTATAATTATTTCAATGTAAAGAAGAATTTCAAATGTATTTCACTAATGAAAGAGTTTGAAATGCTTCCAAATATTAGTAATTATAATCATCAAGATATAACAATAGCAAATTTTGATGAAAATATATTTTATTCAAACGTATTTTTTGCAGAATATCTGCAAAACTATCATTTTACTTTCCTTTCTTTAAATGAAGGGGATATTAAAACTTTAAAAATACTGGAGGTACTTTTTGAAAAAATACTATTTAAAATCAGAGGGTCTGAATTAGAAAAAAAATATGAAAAATTATTTTTGCTAAATGTTTATGTTAAATATATACTTATAAAAGATCTAAAATATATTTCCGAAATAAGAAATTACTACCTTAAGTTGGAGAGTAAGAACGACGTTCTTGCTTTGCTTTGTGCAAATGTATTACAACTGAACGGACAAACAGATTATGCTCTTGAAATCTTAAATGATTCTGAATTAGAAGAATCGAATATTTTGTTTCTGAGGGCTTTCTGTTATCTAAAGAAAAGAGATGAAATGCAATATAGCATAGTAATACGTGATTGGGTAAATTCCTTAGAGAAAATTGATAACTATGTAGCTGATAACTATCTTGCTTCAATCTTTACATTAAAAGATATATGCAATACAGATAAATTAAATCTATCAGATTTTATCCAAAATAAAAAATTTGAAAATCAACAGCTAAAAACTTTAATTGAAACTATTGAACAATCCCTAATTAGTGAAGAGTTAGATTCATCTAATATATTAATTCTAAAAGAATTAGCATCTAATATTCAACAGCCGAAATTGTTATTATATATTGCAGATACTTATTATTATTGTAGAGAATATGAGCTTGCTATAGACTTATACAAAAAGTTTGTTGATAGAGATATAGAAAATCGCCAATTATTTTTCTATATTCATTCATTATATATCGCCAAAAAGGATTCTGACGAATTACTTACTTTATTAGAAAAATGGAGATTAAATTTTTCTTTTCAACCTAATTTATTGAGGTTAGAAGCGGATTTATGCCGTCTTTTACACGATTGGAATAGATGCTTACAAATATGTAATACATACTTAGATAAAGACAAACAAGATGAGGCTTTTTTATCTTTAAAATTAGAATGTTTGGATGCTATAAACGAAGATTGGTGTGATAATGAAATTAAATTGATAGCAAAAATTTTTAAAGACTATGCCTTTTCTATTGATCAAAACATACTAATAGTGGCAAATATATTAGTTAATAGAGGTTATTTTGTTGAAGGAATGGAAATCTTTTATAAGTATTCTGATAAAAGAAATGTCCGCTCTGCATATCTGCTTGCAACACTCATATATTCTCAAAAATCACAAAATAGAGAGCTTCTCAAAGAATTTGATAAAATTACTGATGACTGTTTTGTTAAATATGAGTCTAATGGAGAAATCCACTTCTTTAAAATGGATAAAGATTCTAACAATTTAGGGGCATATAATGAATTATTAGGACACAAAATAGGCGATACCATATCTATCAAAAAAGTGTCAAGTAAAGATCATCTAATTCGTATACTGAGAATAATGGATAAGTATCTTTATTTACATGATAAAATCTTAGAAGAAGCAAATCAACCTCTTTCAGAATTAGCAATAGAACCTTTCAACTTTACTAGCACTGACCCAGACGAAATGAAGAAAGAATTGATTTCTCTATTTGGACAAAAAGGTGAGGATGAAAAACAGTTTAGAGAAGCTACTATAAATAAATATTATAAAGGAGAATTATCTTTTACTGAAGTTATAATACAGGCATTTAGGAATGAGTATTTAGCTGGTTATACAAGTTTGATTTATGAGCACAGAGGCATCTCAATTATTCCCCTTCCACTTTATAAATCAATAAGTAAACCTGTTGATATAACGAATTATATTATCGACTTTTCTTCATTGAGTATTCTTTATCAAATAGCAAAAGAACACAATATTACGTACCCACACAAATTTTTAATTTCACGTTTTATAATAGACATAATAAAACACAAATTGAGAACAATTCAATCAGAACCAAAATCTGAATTATCAATTGTCGTGATAAATGAAGGTAATATAACTTATGGGAACCCTGAAATCGAACGGAAAAATAACATTATATATCTAGAAGGTCTTTTAAAATGGATAAAAAAGAACTGTGAAGCTGTTGTTTCTCCTAGAGTCATTGATTTTAAAAGAAATATAGATATAGAAGATGAAAAAGAAGATTTTATTGACTATGTCTTGAACACTGTATTAGTTTTTGAAGATAAGCGATGCATATTACTGACAGACGACTTTGTTTATTTCAAATTCAATTTAGCTCAAATTCAGTTCTCAATGAGCACAGAGCAATATATAAAAAATATTTTAGGAGACGAACACCCAGCACTGATTGAGTTTATTAAAAACAAATATATAGGTTTTACATTTGTTGAAAAGCAATTATTAGATGAATTTGATAAGAAAATAAATTCTCAAGATAATTATTATACTAACTGCTTAGAAAATATCAGTATGATTTCTGCTCCTCAATGCGTAAAATTAGTAAATAAGATCATACAATCACAACTTGATATGAATCAACAAGAGATTGAGATCAAAAATATATTTATTAATATGCTGAAAAATGGTCCTTTAAGTAATGATATTATTAAAGGTTTTTACCATTTACTTTTTTCAGAATTAACCTGCTCAAAGGAGAAACTATATTTTGTTGTCCAATGTTTTGAAAATGTATACCAAACATTCAAAAAAAGTGTGGAGAATATAAAAAAATAA
- a CDS encoding ABC transporter ATP-binding protein, whose amino-acid sequence MSSKEHHKQHSFKQLAGFVRPYRSTFVAVTLFAVFSSIFSTAQPYLIKVAIDSYISLKNYEGLKLITYALIALLLAEVLMQFLFSYYSNWLGQTVIRDVRQKLFDHLLRFKMQYFDKSSIGVLVTRAVNDMERIGEIFSSGLFEMASDVLKMLVISIVMFVVDWKLALISYAIMPLILYFTRWFQRSMKAAFVEVRREVANLNSFVQERISGIKVLQLFAQERQELENFKKINEKHKQAWLKTIWYNSIFFPIGDLGVSITIALIVWFGGQQLLGDDSYDLGNIFLFIQLSQQLFRPLRHIADKFNTLQMGIIASDRVFAILESDADMEKEGKKELKEVKESIKFEDVHFEYVAGEEILHGISFEVQHGETVAIVGATGAGKTTITNLLNRFYELTSGGIYIDGVNIKEFTLSSLRGHIATVLQDVFLFADSIFNNITLKNPAISEETVIEAAKRIGVHNFLMTLPGGYHYNVKERGSMLSAGQRQLIAFLRAYVHSPQILILDEATSSVDSHSEQLIQEATEKMTEGRTSIIIAHRLTTVKKADKIIVLDKGAIVEIGTHEQLLQIENGYYRNLYEVQFLGS is encoded by the coding sequence ATGAGTAGTAAAGAACATCATAAACAACATAGTTTTAAGCAATTGGCAGGCTTTGTGCGCCCTTACAGAAGTACTTTTGTGGCAGTAACATTGTTTGCTGTTTTTTCATCTATTTTTTCGACTGCACAACCTTACTTGATTAAGGTGGCTATTGATAGTTATATCAGTCTTAAAAATTATGAAGGGCTTAAGCTTATTACTTATGCTTTGATAGCATTGCTATTGGCGGAGGTGCTTATGCAATTTCTTTTTTCATACTACTCGAACTGGCTAGGACAGACGGTTATTAGGGATGTGAGACAGAAACTATTTGACCATTTGTTGCGTTTTAAGATGCAGTATTTCGACAAATCATCGATAGGAGTGCTGGTAACCCGTGCTGTGAATGATATGGAGCGCATTGGGGAGATTTTTAGTTCGGGCTTGTTTGAAATGGCGAGTGATGTGCTTAAAATGCTTGTGATAAGCATTGTAATGTTTGTGGTGGATTGGAAATTGGCACTGATAAGCTATGCTATTATGCCTTTGATATTGTATTTTACGAGGTGGTTTCAGCGCTCAATGAAGGCGGCTTTTGTGGAGGTGCGCAGGGAGGTGGCTAACTTGAACTCGTTCGTACAAGAACGTATTTCGGGCATTAAAGTGTTGCAGCTTTTTGCACAGGAACGGCAAGAACTAGAGAACTTTAAAAAGATTAATGAGAAACACAAGCAGGCATGGCTAAAAACGATATGGTATAACTCTATTTTCTTTCCTATAGGGGATTTGGGTGTTTCTATCACTATTGCGCTTATTGTGTGGTTTGGAGGGCAACAGCTGCTGGGTGATGATAGTTATGACTTGGGGAATATCTTTTTGTTTATTCAGCTTTCGCAACAATTGTTTAGACCTTTGAGGCATATTGCTGATAAATTTAATACTTTGCAAATGGGTATTATAGCCTCGGACCGTGTGTTTGCTATTTTGGAGAGTGATGCTGATATGGAAAAAGAAGGTAAGAAGGAACTGAAAGAGGTGAAGGAAAGTATTAAGTTTGAAGATGTTCATTTTGAATATGTGGCAGGAGAAGAGATTTTGCATGGTATTAGTTTTGAGGTACAACACGGTGAGACAGTGGCTATAGTAGGGGCTACGGGAGCTGGTAAAACTACAATTACGAACTTATTGAACCGCTTTTATGAACTTACTTCGGGTGGTATTTATATTGATGGGGTAAATATTAAGGAGTTTACACTGAGTTCACTACGGGGGCATATAGCTACAGTATTGCAAGATGTATTTTTATTTGCGGATAGTATTTTTAACAATATTACGCTTAAAAACCCAGCTATTAGTGAGGAAACGGTAATTGAAGCGGCTAAACGTATAGGGGTACATAATTTCTTGATGACACTACCAGGGGGATATCATTACAATGTGAAAGAGCGAGGTAGTATGCTATCGGCAGGGCAGCGGCAGTTGATAGCCTTTTTGAGGGCTTATGTGCATAGTCCGCAGATATTGATATTAGATGAGGCTACTTCATCTGTTGATTCGCATTCGGAACAGCTTATACAAGAGGCTACCGAGAAGATGACAGAGGGGCGTACCTCTATTATCATTGCACACCGACTTACTACTGTGAAAAAAGCAGATAAAATTATAGTTCTGGACAAAGGAGCAATTGTAGAGATAGGCACCCACGAGCAGCTACTACAAATAGAAAATGGATACTACAGAAACCTGTATGAGGTACAGTTTTTGGGTAGTTAA
- a CDS encoding sigma-54 dependent transcriptional regulator, with protein MKNPILLVEDDVVFSKMLSRFLERNGYDVIGCYTLEEAEKNLSTSLKMVFTDLRLPDGDGINFLKQVKESFPDLPVVVMTSYAEVSTAVEAMKLGAFDYISKPFQQEDVLNVIKNAQNTPAAIAHTEPERTKRPYNKSVTDKSSPAKMVKVPAVNEFNPYIEGVSAASKKLTKFINLVAPTDMSVLIMGESGTGKEVVAKSIHLKSERRNKPFIPVDCGAIPKEIASSEFFGHVKGSFTGAISDKKGHFEEANGGTIFLDEVGNLSYENQIQLLRALQERRIKPIGSSKEIDVDIRVLAATNEDLLEAVRKGEFREDLYHRLNEFSIKVPSLTERKDDLMIFASYFLERANEKLHKNVQGFTEKAVQKMLMYTWKGNLRELSNMVKRAALLTTGDYITENELPELVISETKHFPTERFTFSTKENERELIIGALTETKNNKTEAAKLLGFTRKTLYNKLKAYNIDEF; from the coding sequence ATGAAAAATCCTATTCTTTTAGTAGAAGATGATGTAGTGTTTTCAAAAATGCTAAGTCGTTTTTTGGAGCGCAATGGGTACGATGTAATAGGTTGTTACACGCTAGAAGAAGCGGAGAAAAACCTAAGTACGTCGCTGAAAATGGTATTTACCGACTTGCGTTTACCTGATGGCGATGGTATAAACTTTTTGAAACAAGTAAAGGAATCATTTCCTGATCTGCCCGTAGTGGTAATGACCAGCTATGCAGAGGTATCGACCGCTGTAGAGGCTATGAAATTAGGTGCTTTTGATTATATTTCAAAACCATTTCAGCAAGAAGATGTGCTGAATGTAATAAAAAACGCACAAAATACTCCTGCTGCTATTGCACATACTGAACCTGAAAGGACAAAAAGACCTTATAACAAATCGGTAACGGATAAGAGCAGTCCGGCAAAAATGGTGAAAGTACCAGCTGTAAATGAGTTTAATCCGTATATTGAAGGTGTGAGTGCTGCTTCGAAAAAACTTACTAAATTCATAAACTTAGTAGCTCCCACTGATATGTCGGTGCTTATTATGGGTGAGAGTGGTACTGGTAAGGAAGTAGTAGCCAAATCGATACACTTAAAAAGTGAACGCCGTAACAAGCCTTTTATTCCGGTGGACTGTGGAGCTATACCGAAAGAAATAGCTTCCAGCGAGTTTTTTGGACACGTAAAAGGATCATTTACTGGTGCTATTAGTGATAAAAAAGGACATTTTGAGGAGGCAAATGGTGGTACTATTTTTCTTGATGAGGTAGGTAACCTCAGCTATGAAAACCAAATACAACTGTTACGTGCCCTACAAGAACGCCGTATTAAACCTATAGGTAGTTCTAAAGAAATAGATGTAGATATTAGGGTGCTTGCGGCTACCAATGAAGACCTGTTGGAAGCAGTAAGAAAAGGAGAGTTTCGTGAAGATTTATATCACCGCCTTAATGAGTTCTCAATAAAAGTTCCATCACTTACTGAGCGTAAAGATGACCTTATGATATTTGCTTCTTATTTCTTAGAGAGAGCAAATGAGAAACTACATAAAAACGTACAAGGCTTTACTGAAAAAGCAGTACAAAAAATGTTGATGTACACTTGGAAAGGGAACTTGCGAGAGCTTTCAAATATGGTAAAACGAGCTGCCCTACTTACTACTGGTGATTACATTACCGAAAATGAGTTGCCTGAATTGGTAATTAGTGAAACAAAGCACTTCCCTACTGAACGCTTTACCTTCTCGACCAAAGAGAATGAGCGTGAGCTTATTATAGGAGCTTTGACAGAAACTAAAAACAATAAAACAGAAGCAGCTAAGTTATTAGGCTTTACGCGTAAGACCCTTTATAACAAGCTAAAAGCCTATAATATAGATGAGTTTTAG